A region from the Conexibacter woesei Iso977N genome encodes:
- a CDS encoding TA system antitoxin ParD family protein, which yields MSTMPTRIDQALFDAARAAGEVHSRSAAQQLAHWARIGKELESSPGVTHGEIARVLAGQASYDDLKDERAQAIVRAEWDVQLTERLASLDLESELRATGKPWYVGDENGNVVVRGDAADAAA from the coding sequence ATGTCGACGATGCCCACCCGGATCGACCAAGCGCTCTTCGACGCGGCGAGGGCCGCCGGCGAGGTGCACAGCCGCAGCGCCGCGCAGCAGCTGGCCCACTGGGCGCGCATCGGCAAGGAGCTGGAGTCGTCGCCGGGCGTCACCCACGGCGAGATCGCGCGTGTGCTCGCCGGCCAGGCGTCGTACGACGACCTGAAGGACGAGCGGGCGCAGGCGATCGTGCGAGCGGAGTGGGACGTGCAGTTGACCGAGCGCCTCGCGTCGCTCGACCTCGAGAGTGAGCTGCGCGCGACCGGGAAGCCGTGGTACGTGGGCGACGAGAACGGCAATGTCGTCGTGCGCGGCGACGCAGCTGACGCCGCTGCGTGA